The following proteins come from a genomic window of Alnus glutinosa chromosome 10, dhAlnGlut1.1, whole genome shotgun sequence:
- the LOC133879687 gene encoding putative disease resistance protein At3g14460, with the protein MTKLPESIDKIKHLRYLNLSSTAIKRLPDSICKLCNLQTLNLSGCKDLSVLPIEMQKLINLRHLDISGTAIEEMPMQLGRLKCLQTLSKFIVSKHSGASIEELGNFANLRGKLSILELQNVVSPTDALKACLKDRKYLEELVLEWNASNIAECQISLLDNLRPHSNLKRLTINNYDGESLSDWVWHHSFSNIESLRLENCKRCHNLPPLGWLPCLKDLSVLGFEQVVKVDHEFYGSDSSTVKPFGALQNLRFERMLNWEEWSSFGTENEDGAFPLLEELYIYNCPKLKGGLPVHLPSLAKFEIHECPQLVASLPRAPVVRELKLRDCNEVLLKELPAKLRKLTIGGFDALESLPMGMVASNNCLQPLEISNCMKLELPTHSHFVSLETLRLEGCDSLKSFSLDLFPKLYDINIWNCKNIESLTVSEQHGRDLVTLRNIEICDCPNLVSFPKGGIRAPDLSFFLVSHCESLRSLPEKMHVLLPSLEFFHIISCPRIESFPEGGLPSNVKYLNVKICDKLFAKRAGWGLEKLFFFCSQLYK; encoded by the coding sequence ATGACTAAGTTGCCCGAATCAATTGACAAAATTAAGCATCTACGTTATTTGAACCTTTCTTCCACTGCAATTAAAAGGTTGCCTGATTCCATATGTAAGTTGTGCAATTTGCAAACATTGAATTTATCAGGTTGTAAAGATCTTTCTGTATTGCCAATAGAGATGCAAAAACTCATTAATTTACGTCATCTTGATATTAGCGGAACAGCCATAGAAGAGATGCCAATGCAGCTAGGTAGGCTAAAATGTCTACAAACATTATCTAAATTTATCGTTAGCAAACATAGTGGGGCTTCCATTGAAGAGTTGGGGAATTTTGCAAATCTTCGAGGAAAGCTTTCTATTTTAGAGCTCCAAAATGTTGTATCTCCTACGGATGCTCTGAAAGCATGCTTGAAAGATAGGAAGTACCTTGAGGAGTTGGTGTTGGAATGGAATGCATCTAATATTGCAGAATGTCAAATCTCTTTACTTGACAATCTTCGGCCCCATAGTAACTTGAAACGTCTCACTATCAACAACTATGACGGTGAAAGTCTTTCAGATTGGGTTTGGCATCATTCATTCTCTAATATAGAGTCCCTTCGCTTAGAAAATTGCAAACGTTGTCATAACTTGCCACCACTTGGATGGCTACCCTGTTTGAAGGACCTCTCTGTTCTTGGGTTTGAACAAGTTGTTAAAGTGGATCATGAGTTTTATGGCAGCGATTCTTCAACAGTTAAACCATTTGGAGCACTTCAAAATCTAAGGTTCGAGCGAATGTTAAATTGGGAGGAATGGTCTTCTTTTGGTACGGAAAATGAAGATGGAGCTTTTCCTCTACTTGAAGagctttatatttataattgTCCTAAGTTAAAAGGAGGGCTACCCGTCCATCTTCCTTCTTTAGCGAAATTTGAGATTCATGAATGTCCTCAGCTGGTAGCTTCACTCCCAAGGGCTCCTGTTGTACGCGAATTGAAGCTGAGAGATTGTAACGAGGTTCTGTTAAAGGAATTGCCAGCTAAATTGCGAAAGCTCACAATTGGAGGATTTGACGCACTAGAGTCCCTTCCCATGGGAATGGTGGCCTCCAACAACTGTCTTCAACCGTTAGAAATCTCAAACTGTATGAAGTTAGAGCTCCCAACACACTCACACTTTGTATCCCTTGAAACATTGCGGTTGGAAGGTTGTGATTCCCTCAAGTCATTTTCGTTAGATTTATTCCCAAAGCTTTATGATATCAATATCTGGAATTGTAAGAATATAGAATCTTTAACGGTTTCGGAACAACATGGACGTGATTTAGTGACCTTGCGTAATATTGAAATCTGCGATTGCCCTAATTTGGTATCTTTTCCAAAAGGAGGAATTCGTGCCCCCGACCTTTCATTCTTTTTGGTCTCTCATTGTGAGAGTCTGAGGTCACTGCCAGAGAAGATGCATGTACTCCTTCCTTCTCTTGAATTTTTTCACATTATTTCATGTCCAAGAATTGAGTCTTTTCCCGAAGGAGGCTTGCCTTCCAATGTTAAATATTTGAATGTCAAGATATGTGACAAACTCTTTGCCAAACGGGCAGGATGGGGTTTggaaaaactcttttttttttgtagtcaATTGTACAAATGA